The genomic stretch GTGAACGCCGAACTGGGTCGCCAGCTTGCTGATCAACGGGTTACCAGCCATCGACGTCATGAACATCGCCGAGGTAATGGCGTTGCACTGGAAAATAGTCTGCACCAGAAACGCGCCGATACGCCGCTGGGTGCCCTGCTCCGGCGTCGAACCGTAAGCTTCGGCGATAGAGCGGAACAGCGGGGTGATAATGCCGCCGCAGCGTGCGGAGGTTGACGGCATCGCCGGGGAAAACAGCAGGTCGGTGAATACCAGACCATACGCCAGCCCCAGGCTGCTGTTACCGAGCTTGCTGATGAACAGAAACCCGATACGGCGGCCGAAACCGGTTTTGATAAAGCTGCGCGAAATGAAAAAGGCACAGGCAATCATCCAGATGGTGGGGTCGCCAAACCCGACCAGCACATCCTTGACCGACAGCAAGCCGAGCGCCGAGACGGCGGTGATACTAAAAATGGCAATGGCGCCAAGGGGGTAAGGGGAGAGAATCAGACCGATGACCGTAGCAATAAATATTGCCAGCAGGTGCCATGCGGTAGGATTAACGCCTTCAGGAACAGGAACAAACCAAAATATAACGGCTATGCCGAGGATAATAAGAAGCTTAACTAACCTGCTGTTATTTGCAGACATACCAACACCACTCAAGATTAAAACGAAATCAGCCGCTTTTACCGGAAGTCCCGTGTTACGAGTGGAGGAGTTGTTTTATTTCTTCATCACCCTTATTTCCGCCGTCCGACTATGCGGATAGCGAGTTTTCCGGCGCGCCATCGCCATCTTTCATGGCGGGATACAGCCTGACAAACACAACGGGTACAGCATCAGCAAAAAAAAGACGAGAAAACGAAAAGAACAGGGTGCTTTTCTCGTCCCATCAAAATCAAGTGAAGTGATCAACGGGAAAAATAGTATTATAAAAGTGGAATCCACTACTGTTATTTTAATTACTAAATAGGTTTAATAATTTACTTTTGAAAATAAAAACGCCATTTCAAAAATAAATAAAACCCAAAACTCGCCACAAAATAACAATTATGGAACATGGAATTAACGATGATGTTAATAATAATCCATTAATGAATACCGCTTTCATCACCGCTATTTATTGGTTTATTTCATTCTATTCAGGCAGGAAATAAAATAATTCTGAAGTATTTTTCGATATTTTCCCTTTAAATGCGGAAAATAACCATTGAGAACTAATGTAAACCATCGCCAGCGCCAGATGACCGGCTGGGAAAAGCGGGAAAAAATGTTAAAAAAATGCCCGCGAGTACCTCGCGGGCGGTCGATTATGGCCGGTTAAGCCTGTTCATCCGGCGCCTTCTCGTGAAGCGCGGGCGCACGGCGGCCGATGGCGATACGCTGCGGTTGCAACGCCTGCGGCACGTCACGAATCAGGTCAATGTGCAACAGCCCGTGCTGGAACTGCGCGTCGGACACATGCAGGTGATCGGCCAGCGTGAAACTCAGCGAGAACGGCTTGAACACCAGCCCCTGATGCAGGTACTGCGCCTTTTTCTCCGGCAGCGTCGGCGCGCCCTTCACGGTCAGACGCTGCCCCTCCACTTCAATATCCAGCTCCGACTGACGAAATCCAGCCAGCGCCAGCGTAATACGGTAATGGTTGTCATCGATTTTTTCGATGTTGTACGGCGGGAATTCCACCGCTTCCTGGTTGCCCATGGCGCTGGCGAGTTTGTCAAAGCCAATCCACTGACGCAGCAGGGGGGATAAATCGTAGTTGCGCATACTCATAACTCCTTCTGTGAAGCGAGATAACGGTTTCCGGCGACAGCCGGGTCGTCCCCATTCGGCGGACGAACAGATGCAATCACTCAGAGAGATCGCTGAGATCGGTTCACTCATCGCCGCGGCGTCGCGCGCCGGCGGCCATCACGATTATTTGATTTCGATACGCCGCGGTTTCAGCGTTTCCGGAATCACCCGTTGCAGATCGATGAACAGCAAACCGTTTTCCAGGTTGGCGCCGTTGATCTGAATGTGTTCCGCCAGCTGGAATTTGCGTTCGAAATTGCGCTCGGCAATGCCCTGATAAAGGTAGTTGCGCGGGGTGGCGTCGCCGCTGTGCGATCCTTTGACAATCAGCATGTTGTCGTGCGCGGTGATCTCCAGTTCGCTTTCAGCGAAACCGGCCACGGCAATCGCAATGCGGTACTGGTTTTCGTCAACCAGCTCAACGTTATACGGGGGATATCCGCCATTGCCCTGGCTCTGGCCGGCTTCCAGCAGATTAAACAGACGATCAAAACCAATAGCGGAGCGATACAGCGGGGAAAAATCGGGGTTACGCATAAACTGCCTCCTAACATGCAGCGAGGTCGAAAGATAACCGCCCTCCATTCGGACAGGCGTCTGGCGTGGGGAAATACCCTGTCGGCGTATTTCCGTCTTGCCTGATATCAATATGGTGACCCACCTCCGCTTTTCAACACCGTGAAGGAAAATTCTCTTATTCTTTCCCCGGTTCAGGTGTAATCACATACACTGGACAGCAAGCACATTTTGCTAAAACATGTGAAGGTCGTAATCCATATGCAGGGTGATGCACGCGCAGTCAACCACGTAACCGGGAAAACTCTCCTCAGGGTAGCATGATGACCATACTGAAAAATGCCTCATTGTCGTTCGTACTGTCAGGCGGGATACTGGCGACATGCGGTGGCTGCTCCAGTGTAATGACTCACTCTGGCGGCGAGCAGGGGTACTATTCCGGCACCAAATCCAGCATGGCTACCATGAAAGACGAGGACACCAGTTGGGCGATGATGCCGATGGTGGCGCTGGACGTTCCCTTCTCCGCCATGCTGGATACGCTACTGCTGCCCTATGACTATTATCGCGTCCACAGCGACCACCACAACACCTCGGCCCGCGACCGGCTGGAAGAATACGAACGCCGCAAGCAGGCAGACGAACCGCCGCCGATGATGATACCAGTTTCGGCAAATAACGCCGGTCAGTGACTTTCCGCCTGGCGGCGGTGGATCAGGGTCATGGGGATCACCGCTTTATGCGGCGGCGCATCGCCGTTCAGCGCCTGCTGCATCGCCGCAAACGCCTGTTCAGTCCAGGCGTCTTCGTTCTGACGCATTGACCAGAGCGTATTCGGTAAAAATCCCAGCATGGCGTGTTCATCGAAGGTGCCGATATTAATGTGCGCCGGAATATAGCCATAGCGCTCGCGCACCACGCTCAGCATCCCTTCCAGCACCGGCAGTGACGACGCGATGAACGCCGGCGGCGGTGCGTCGTGCTGGCGCAAAAACTGCTCCATCATTAGCATGCCGTCTTCACGGCGGTTATGGCTGGCTTCCAGCACCGCCGGGGTCAGCCCGGCCTGCTGCACCGACTGGCGATACCCGCGCAGACGGTCGCGAATCGCCGGCTGCTGCACATCGCCGGCCATGAAAAACAGCGGCGCGGCAGGTTGGTCGGCCAGCATCGCTTCGGTCAGCGCCGCCCCGCCCTGCAGGTTGTCACTCATCACCAGCGGCAGTTGATCGATGCCGAAATCACGATCCAGCAGCACCAATGGCTTTTTCACGACCTTAGCGTGGTGCTGAGCCGACTGTAGCGACGACGGCACCACGAATAACCCGTCGACATTGCGCTGCAACAGCGCCTCCACCAGCCGGTTTTCATACTGCGGATCGCTGTAAGAACAGCTGATCATCAGTTGATAGCCCACCTCGCGGCAGCGGGTTTCGAGCTTTTCAGCCAGCGTCGAGAAAAACAGGTTGGATAGTCGGGGCACGATCAGCCCCAGCGTTTCGGTTTTGTTCAGCTTCAGGCTGCGGGCGACGTGATTGACGGTGTAACCGTACTCGGTCACGTACTGATGGATGCGTTGCTGGGTTTTGGCGCTGATCCGATACTGTTCCGCTTTTCCATTCAGCACCAGACGCACCGTGGTCACGGACAACTTCAAGGCACTGGCAATCTGTTCAACTGTTTTCGCCATGAAACAGAATATCCCTGTGAGAACTGAAAGAGGCCAGTGTAGCGGAATAACTAACTCGACGCAGCTAAAGCGCGGCCGACCCTGGCCGCGATCAATAAATCACACCTCTTTGGTCATATCCCGGCGCGACGTTTCCGGCGCTTTCCAGGCTGCGAACGCCGCCACCAGCGCCGCTACCGTGACGTAGGTCGCCACCAGCGTCCAGGACTCGTTATCCAGCGAGGTCAGCCCCTTGGCGATAAACGGAGTGAAACCGCCTGCGACAATCGCCCCCAGTTGTGCGCCGATGGACGCGCCGCTATAACGCACTTTCGGGCCGAACAGTTCGGTAAAGAACGCCGGTTGTACCGAGTTGATGGAGTTATGGGCGATGTTGATCAGCAGGATGTACCCCAGCACCATCAACCCAAAGGAGCCGCTTTCCAGCAGATAGAAGAACGGAAACGCCATCGCCGCGGCGCACAGCGCGCCGAAGATATAGATCGGACGGCGGCCCACCCGGTCGGACAGCGCGCCAAACAGCGCATGCATCGGAAACGCCAGCACGCAGGTCGCCATAATCACGTTGAGCATGGTCTGTTTGGGCACGCCCAACTGTACGGTGGCGTAGGACACGGCGAACACGGTCGCCAGGAAGAACGGCACGCTTTCCGCGAAACGCAGCACCATAATCAGGCAGACGCTGCGCCACTGTTTACGCAGTACTTCCACCACCGGGCTTTGACGACGCGCCGGCTCGCTCTCACGCGCCTGCTGTTGCTGCTGTTGCTGGACCTGCTGGAACACCGGCGTTTCGTCCACCTTGCGGCGCATATACAGCCCCACCAGCACCAGCGCCACGCTCAGCATGAACGGCACGCGCCAGCCCCACGACATCAGTTGGTCTTCCGGCAGCGTCGACACCATGGCGAATATGGCCGTCGCCAGCAGTTGTCCGGAAAAACCGCCGGTCTGCGGGATGGAACCGAGCAGGCCGCGACGGTTGGCGGGCGCGGTTTCCACCACCATCAGCATCGCGCCGCCCCACTCGCCGCCCACCAAAAAGCCCTGCACGAAACGCAGTACCACCAGCAGCACCGGCGCCCAGACGCCGATCTGGTGATAAGTAGGCAGGCAGCCGATCAGAAAGGTCGCCATCCCCATGCCGCCGAGGGTAATCAACAGCGTCAGCTTACGCCCCAGGGTGTCGCCCATGTGGCCGAAGAAGATACCGCCCAGCGGGCGGGCAATGAACCCCACGCCGAAGGTAGCGAATGACGCCAGCATCGCCGTGACCGGGCTGACGGTGGGAAAGAACAGTTTGCCAAACACCAGCGCGCTCGCCAGTCCGTAGAGCAGGAAATCGTAAAACTCGATGGTGTTGCCAATCCAACTGGAGATCACCACGCGGCGGATATTGGATTTATTGTGCATCGCCTGGTGTTGGGATAATTCCACGGAAATCGACATGATGTTCCTCGCTTTATGATTTTATCGCCCTTCAGGCAAAGCCATCCGGACGCCGCCGTACCCGGAGGTCGGCGGGGGGTGTAGGGTACAGGTTTTTTTGAGTGCTACAACGACTACCCGCTGAATATCAGCGCGCAGTAAACGATATTTTTTCGATTCCAGGTGTAGGTCACATGCAATGTGGTGCCACCGGCATGAGATGTGGTGCCACCGGCATGAGATGCGGCGCCACCGGCATTAACCGTGTCGCCATCGGCAATAATGGCGGGATAAGAAAACTCGCCGGGCTCCTGCTCAAGGTCGATGCGGTTTTCCCAGTGTTCGCCGTTATCGACGGAGCAGGCCACCGTCAGCGGATAACGATGACGCCAGTTGCCGGTTACCGGGTTGTAGACCAGCACCAGACGACCCGCCCCCAGATGCGCCAGATCGACGCCGCTGTTGTTGTTCGGCAGGTCGATGGCATAAGCCTCGCGCCAGTGGCGACCGTAGTCGTCCGAATCGCTGCGGTACAGCGCGCCGCGCGTGCTGCGCATCAGTACATGCACCCGCCCCGGCGCCGACTCCCACGCCGACGGCTGAATAACGCCGTCCCACTGGAACACCCGCGTCAGGTCGTTTTCCCACAGCGCCGCCTGCTCCAGCCCCTGCCATAACGCCCCGCCGCCTTCATCGCCGGGTATGCGGTGGGTCAGCGGGATGGGCACGGCCTGCCAGTTCCGGCCCTGATCGCCGCTGAGATCCACGAAGGCATCCCAGTGGCGGTCGTCCTCGACAGACGCGGGCGCCAGCCACTCGCCGTTGGACATCACCAGCAGCTTGTTCTTCACCGGCCCGCGCGGCGCGCTGTCGCCGGGCACCAGCGGACACGGCGCAGACCAGCTCGCGCCGTCATCCGTCGATACCATCACCCGGGTCTGCCAGTGGTGCACATCCGCGCCCACTTTATAGAACAGCCACAGCTTGCCCGCCTGCTGGTGCAACACCGGATTCCAGTGCGCCAGCCCGTCTTCCCACGCTATCCGCACCGGCGGCAACCAGTGCCCCTGCTCGGCGCAGGCCAGCCAGATTGCGGTATCGCCGCTGCCTTCCTTTTCGCCGGCAAACCAGGCCACCCGCAGCCGCCCGCCCGGCAATGCCGCCACGGTCGAGGCGTGGCAGTTGCCGAAGTAGTCATGCCCTTCGGGCAGGACGAATTGCTGTGTTGTCATTGTCAGCTTCATCAGGGTGTCCTTCAGGTTACCGGCGCGGTACCGGGAGCTGCGTCGCCAGCGTCTGGCCCAGCCGGAGCATGCTCTCAATCGCCTGTGGGAAAAAGCTCTCGCCGTAGGCGGCGCTGTTGCGCACCCGGCAAACATGGGTCGAGAAATTACCACATTGCTGCTGATAGAACTTGGCGCAGGCCGGATAATCAAGAAACTCCGCCAGCGCCGCCGTACCGAGATAATCCGCCAGCTGCTGCGCCGCCTGCGGGTGCTCGCGCCAGTGCTCGAACAGCCACACGTACAGCTGCGGGTGGAAGTTGGCCATCACGCCGCTGTAGGCCTGACAGCCGGCCTGCAACGACGCCAGCAACGTCTGGCTGTTGGCGTTGGCCAGATGCAGACGCGTACCCTGCGCCAGTTGCAGACGACGGCGAATGGTCGGCAGATCGCAGCAGGTGTCTTTGATGAAGGTGTAGCGCCCGCTGCGCGCGCACCAGGCGACCGTCTCGTCAGACAGCAGCCGCTTGTAGGGATAAGGGCACTCATAAATCCCCAAATCCACCTGCGCGGGCAGTTGCGCCGTCAATGCCTGCAACCGTGCCAGCGCCTGTTCGTCAGGCTCGCCCGCCAGCGCCAATCGGTTACTGATCAGGATCACGCCGTCCACACCGGTTTCCGCCACGCCGTTTAGCTGATCCACCTGCTGGCTGAACGCGTTGGCGGTATGACCCGAGGCCACCACCGGCACCCGGCCGTCTACCTGCGCCACGATAAAGCGCACCAGTTCGCGGGTTTCCGCATCGCTTAAGAAAAACATCTCGCTGGACTGGCAGGCGGCGAACAGCCCGTGCACCCCGGCATCCAGATACCACTCCACCAGCCGCGCCAGCGAGGCGTAGTCGATTTCGCCGCGCGCGTCGAACGGGGTGAGCATCACCGGCCAGATGCCGGTGTATTTGTTTTCATCGCTGAAGGATGAGTTGTCGTAATTCATGATTTACTCCGCCAGCAACCGGTGAGCATCGCCCGCCGTCCATACCTGGATATGCTGCGTCAGCGCCTGAGCGACAAAGGCTTTCAGCACCTCGGCAAGCTTATCCTCGTCCACATACGCCACCGTCAGGTGGTTGCTCTGGTGGCCCGCCATCAGGTCGTCGCGGGTGACGCCGTCCAGCACCGCGTTGAGCAGCGGCCACTCGTAGTTGGTGGCGCGGCGGCGGCGTTCAAACTCATCAGTTGGCAATTCTACCGCCGTGCCGGTGCCGATATGCATGATCACCTGCGTGCCTTCGTAATGCGCCCGCGCCCAGACAAAACGCCCCGCCTTGCCCTGCCCGGCGATGGTGGAACCGCCGTACGGGAAGAACATCGGCGGCTGACGATAGCCGGTGGCGCCGGCGATACCGCCTTTGAGGTGAGCAAACGGCACCGCGCCGGAAATTTCCAAATCCCAGTAGAAGACGCCCTGATACTCGCTGCCCCAGCGAATATCGTGCAGCGTGGTTTCCGCCGGTAGCCCCAGCCCATGCAGCAGATGCCACAACATCACCTGCGGAATGGCGCTGCCCATGTCCACTTCATTGATGCAGGGGATAGCGACATCGGGGCGAATCGGCTCGCCCTGCTCATCCGGCAGCGGGAAGCGCTCTGCGTTGCCGATCGCCCCTTCGGCGAAATCGGACGCGGCGCAGCTGTCTTTCAGCCCCTGCTGGTACTGCACCCCGACCGCCGTCAGCCCGAAGCGCTGCACGACGCGCGCCATCGCAATCATCATCGCGCACTGCTCCAGCACCTGATCCCGCGTCAGCTGGCGGCTGCCGTCGTCGCCAAACTCAAACTGCATACCACGCTGCTCATACCACGCCAGACAGTTTTCACGCAGGGCGTGCGGCACCTTCGCCATCTCCACCAGCAACGCCGACTGGGACAACGACTCAATCGGCATACCAATATTCACCATCGCCTGCTGCGGGAACACGCCGTTGATCATCCCCATGCAGAAGGTGTCGAACAGCCCGATAATCGCTTTATGCCGCAGAATGTATTCCCCCACCTGACGGCCGATCTGACCGGCAGGCGCCGCCAGCAGCGGGTGAGACGCCGCCACCGGGCGCAGATAGCCGGTCTTGTGGCTGACCGCGCCGTCGCGCAGCCAGGTCGCCAGCCCCTGACGAAACGCGTCGTCCTCAAAGGTTTCCGACCACAGCCGGGAATACGTGCGCCCCAGACTGGTCAGGCAACCCGCCATGCACAACATGCCCACCAGCCCCGGCCAGGTGCCGTCGAAATTAGCCAGCAGCAATACCGGGCCGCGGTGGTGCACCAGCGACGGCGCGACATGGTGAGAATATTGCCAGGCGGTCAGCAGCACGATCACCGGCGCGTCGGGGTCGAGCGCGGCGAACACATCGCTGCCTTCCCGCTGGCTGCTGATGAAACCGTGCCCGCGGGCGTTGTCTACCGCATGAGCGCGCGTCATGCGGTATCCCAGTTGTTCCAGTGCGCTCTGTAGACGGCTTTCAAACTGCTGCTGGGTCGGCCAACAGGTCAGGTTGGCGGACTCCCGCAGATCCGCATTGGTAACCAGCAAAACCTCGCGTTCGCCGACGGAAAGCTGGCGGGGTGAAGCGGGAAGATTCAGTGTCAACATATGTACTCCTGGTGTCCGTTCCGGACGATGCCGGAAGAAAATTCGGCTATCAGTGACGGCTCATCTGTTGCTGGGCGGCCTGCTGGTAGTCATACATCTGTAAATAAATCTGGTATTTGGCGTCGTGAAACGCCTGATTGCACCGGTCGGCGCGAATAAGCGGGCCGGGCTGCACCAGCGCCTGCGCCGCTTGCGGCAGCGAGGGATACGCGCCGCAGGCCACCGCCCCCAGCAACGCCGCGCCGAGCGTCACTGCGTCTTCTTCGCTCGCCAGTTGAATATCGCAACCGGTGATGGCGGCGTATTCCCGCAGCCACAGCGGATTTTTGGTGGCGCCGCCGCACATCGTCAGCCGGGTAATCTGATGACCGGCCTGATTCAACGCATCAATAATGTGGCGGGTGCCATAAGCAATCGCCTGTAGCGTCGCCAGATACAGCCGCGCCAGCGCATCCGGCCCTTGTTCCAGCGTCAGCCCCATCACCATGCCGCGCGCATTCGGGTTGGCGCGCGGCGAGCGGTTGCCGTGGTGATCCGCCAGCACATGCAGATGACGGGTCGGCAGCGGTTCGCGCTGTTCCAACGACGCCACCCACTCGTTCAGCAGCGCATACGGGCTACGGCGCTGTTGCTCCGCCTGCGCCGTCAACGCCGGCCACTGCGCATGCTGGCGCAATGTCCATTCCACCAGCGCGCCCGCTGCGCTTTGCCCGCCTTCGTTAAGCCACCACTGCGGCAGCATCGCGCCCCAGTACGGCCCCCACACGCCGGGCACCTCGACCGGCTGACGACTGACCAGCATATGGCAATTAGACGTACCGCTAATGACGGCCAGGCTGCCCTGTGGTTCGCCGCCCACCAGCGCCAGCCCGCCGGCGTGCGCGTCGATAATGCCGCCGGCCACCACCACGTTTTCCGGCAACCCCCAGTCGCGCGCCACGTCGGCGGCCAGCGTCCCAGCGGCGTCGCCCAGTTGCAGGATGCGCGGCGGGATTTTCTGCGGCAAATCAGCCAGCCCAACCGCCTGCAACAGGCTGTCGCTAAAGCGGTTTTCATGCGCCAGATAGTTCCACTTGCAGGTCAGCGTGCAAACGCTGGCGGCGTCCGTACCGGTGGCGCGCCACACCAGATAGTCCGCCAGATCGAAAAAGCGCCATACCTGCTGATAACGTGCCGGGAAATGGCGTTTTAACCACAGGATCTTGGGCAATTCCATCTCGATGCTGACCTCGCCGCCTACATAGCGCAGCGCGTCGTCGCCGGTGGCGTTGATGTCGGCGGTTTCGGCGGCGGCGCGGTGATCCATCCACATGATGATGTCCCGCTGCGGGTCGTTCTGCTCAGCTACCGATACCGGCTGACCCTGCGGACCGACCGCCACCAGCGAGCAGGTGGCGTCAAAGCCGATGGCGCGTACCTGCGAAGGCGCTATCGCCGCCATGCCCAGCGCTTCACGTACGCAAGCGCCGACCGACTGCCAGATATCCGTCGACGATTGCTCTACCACGTGCGTGCGAGGATGAAACTGTTCGATGGGCCGCACCGCAAACGCCAGACGCTGGCCATTGCCGTCAAACACCCCGGCCCTGACGCTGGCCGACCCGACATCCACACCGATGAAGCAACCGTTTTTCATGCTGAAATCTCTTTGCTAAGTCGAGTTAGCAATGTATTTGAAGCACAGAGTCGGTGACAATGTTTTTTGCTGCGAACTGTGAGGCGGATCGGTGAATAAAAAGCAATCGTTTGAAAGGAAACAGTTTTATTGGGTAATCAAAACAGCGGAGCGCTGGAAACCACCAGAGAAGGGCGGAAGCGGGGTAAACAACAGGCGGCGGGCCAGTCTGGGCGCGCCGCCCGTCAGGAAAAACGCCGGCGTTAACGCATGACCGTCACCACAAAAATCTGGTTGTAGCCATCAATATCCCGTAGGTAGGCGATGCGATCGCCATCCGGCGAAAACACCACCGCATCCCCCACCGGCGGCGTTTCGCTGCGCACGGTCTGGCGAATCAACCGACCGGTCGCTACCTCGCACAGCATCACGCTGTTGTCGCCAATGAACGCCAGGTATTTACCGTCCGGATGCCAGCTGAACGCCGACTGTACCGGCCAGTCGCCCTGCGTCACCTGACGGGGTTCGCCGCCGTTCGGCGATACCGTCCACAACTGCACCACGCCGCGATCGTCTTTCATCAGAAACGCGATTTGGCTGCCGTCCGGCGAACTGCGCAGCCAGTGACGCGGTTGATTGACTACGCCGGGATGTAGCCTGTCGGCGGTAAAGGTGAGACGCCGCTGGCGCACGCCGGCAGGCGGAGCAGGCAAACGATCGTCGGTGCCGCCCAACGGCCGCTCGCCGGGGCGGGCGTAATCGTTAAGTTGCTCCGGCAAATCGACGATAAACACTTCCGGCACCTTCTCGCCGCCAGCGGACAGCGTATCGCCGATAAACGCCAGCGCCCAACGCTGACGGCATCCATCCGGACGCAGATAGCCTGCCGTCCCCACCCAACCTTCTTCGTAGGCGCGGTTGATGTCATCGCTGCCGGGGCGCGGCTGCGGCGTGGTGTCGCTCACCAGCACGCAAAAATGGCTGCCGTCATGCTCGCGCGGATGACGGTGCGGCGCGACCACCGGATGCAGCGGCACCGCC from Dickeya fangzhongdai encodes the following:
- a CDS encoding LacI family DNA-binding transcriptional regulator; the encoded protein is MAKTVEQIASALKLSVTTVRLVLNGKAEQYRISAKTQQRIHQYVTEYGYTVNHVARSLKLNKTETLGLIVPRLSNLFFSTLAEKLETRCREVGYQLMISCSYSDPQYENRLVEALLQRNVDGLFVVPSSLQSAQHHAKVVKKPLVLLDRDFGIDQLPLVMSDNLQGGAALTEAMLADQPAAPLFFMAGDVQQPAIRDRLRGYRQSVQQAGLTPAVLEASHNRREDGMLMMEQFLRQHDAPPPAFIASSLPVLEGMLSVVRERYGYIPAHINIGTFDEHAMLGFLPNTLWSMRQNEDAWTEQAFAAMQQALNGDAPPHKAVIPMTLIHRRQAESH
- a CDS encoding DUF3748 domain-containing protein, with the translated sequence MKNEDRQITFNAFSHQLTNINIWSCDGNWLIYDVRPHGSSFTGLTIERVNVETRQREVIYRAGQGAHVGVATGSPVAPQRYVFIHGPEHPDERWQYDFHHRRGVVISDDDRQQATTLDACVLTAPYLAGALRGGSHVHVFSPDGSRLSFTYNDHVLHERDPALDLRNVAVAVPLHPVVAPHRHPREHDGSHFCVLVSDTTPQPRPGSDDINRAYEEGWVGTAGYLRPDGCRQRWALAFIGDTLSAGGEKVPEVFIVDLPEQLNDYARPGERPLGGTDDRLPAPPAGVRQRRLTFTADRLHPGVVNQPRHWLRSSPDGSQIAFLMKDDRGVVQLWTVSPNGGEPRQVTQGDWPVQSAFSWHPDGKYLAFIGDNSVMLCEVATGRLIRQTVRSETPPVGDAVVFSPDGDRIAYLRDIDGYNQIFVVTVMR
- the ibpB gene encoding small heat shock chaperone IbpB, with protein sequence MRNYDLSPLLRQWIGFDKLASAMGNQEAVEFPPYNIEKIDDNHYRITLALAGFRQSELDIEVEGQRLTVKGAPTLPEKKAQYLHQGLVFKPFSLSFTLADHLHVSDAQFQHGLLHIDLIRDVPQALQPQRIAIGRRAPALHEKAPDEQA
- a CDS encoding dihydrodipicolinate synthase family protein, yielding MNYDNSSFSDENKYTGIWPVMLTPFDARGEIDYASLARLVEWYLDAGVHGLFAACQSSEMFFLSDAETRELVRFIVAQVDGRVPVVASGHTANAFSQQVDQLNGVAETGVDGVILISNRLALAGEPDEQALARLQALTAQLPAQVDLGIYECPYPYKRLLSDETVAWCARSGRYTFIKDTCCDLPTIRRRLQLAQGTRLHLANANSQTLLASLQAGCQAYSGVMANFHPQLYVWLFEHWREHPQAAQQLADYLGTAALAEFLDYPACAKFYQQQCGNFSTHVCRVRNSAAYGESFFPQAIESMLRLGQTLATQLPVPRR
- a CDS encoding sialidase family protein, whose amino-acid sequence is MKLTMTTQQFVLPEGHDYFGNCHASTVAALPGGRLRVAWFAGEKEGSGDTAIWLACAEQGHWLPPVRIAWEDGLAHWNPVLHQQAGKLWLFYKVGADVHHWQTRVMVSTDDGASWSAPCPLVPGDSAPRGPVKNKLLVMSNGEWLAPASVEDDRHWDAFVDLSGDQGRNWQAVPIPLTHRIPGDEGGGALWQGLEQAALWENDLTRVFQWDGVIQPSAWESAPGRVHVLMRSTRGALYRSDSDDYGRHWREAYAIDLPNNNSGVDLAHLGAGRLVLVYNPVTGNWRHRYPLTVACSVDNGEHWENRIDLEQEPGEFSYPAIIADGDTVNAGGAASHAGGTTSHAGGTTLHVTYTWNRKNIVYCALIFSG
- a CDS encoding MFS transporter, coding for MSISVELSQHQAMHNKSNIRRVVISSWIGNTIEFYDFLLYGLASALVFGKLFFPTVSPVTAMLASFATFGVGFIARPLGGIFFGHMGDTLGRKLTLLITLGGMGMATFLIGCLPTYHQIGVWAPVLLVVLRFVQGFLVGGEWGGAMLMVVETAPANRRGLLGSIPQTGGFSGQLLATAIFAMVSTLPEDQLMSWGWRVPFMLSVALVLVGLYMRRKVDETPVFQQVQQQQQQQARESEPARRQSPVVEVLRKQWRSVCLIMVLRFAESVPFFLATVFAVSYATVQLGVPKQTMLNVIMATCVLAFPMHALFGALSDRVGRRPIYIFGALCAAAMAFPFFYLLESGSFGLMVLGYILLINIAHNSINSVQPAFFTELFGPKVRYSGASIGAQLGAIVAGGFTPFIAKGLTSLDNESWTLVATYVTVAALVAAFAAWKAPETSRRDMTKEV
- a CDS encoding signal transduction protein, coding for MLTLNLPASPRQLSVGEREVLLVTNADLRESANLTCWPTQQQFESRLQSALEQLGYRMTRAHAVDNARGHGFISSQREGSDVFAALDPDAPVIVLLTAWQYSHHVAPSLVHHRGPVLLLANFDGTWPGLVGMLCMAGCLTSLGRTYSRLWSETFEDDAFRQGLATWLRDGAVSHKTGYLRPVAASHPLLAAPAGQIGRQVGEYILRHKAIIGLFDTFCMGMINGVFPQQAMVNIGMPIESLSQSALLVEMAKVPHALRENCLAWYEQRGMQFEFGDDGSRQLTRDQVLEQCAMMIAMARVVQRFGLTAVGVQYQQGLKDSCAASDFAEGAIGNAERFPLPDEQGEPIRPDVAIPCINEVDMGSAIPQVMLWHLLHGLGLPAETTLHDIRWGSEYQGVFYWDLEISGAVPFAHLKGGIAGATGYRQPPMFFPYGGSTIAGQGKAGRFVWARAHYEGTQVIMHIGTGTAVELPTDEFERRRRATNYEWPLLNAVLDGVTRDDLMAGHQSNHLTVAYVDEDKLAEVLKAFVAQALTQHIQVWTAGDAHRLLAE
- a CDS encoding FGGY-family carbohydrate kinase, with amino-acid sequence MKNGCFIGVDVGSASVRAGVFDGNGQRLAFAVRPIEQFHPRTHVVEQSSTDIWQSVGACVREALGMAAIAPSQVRAIGFDATCSLVAVGPQGQPVSVAEQNDPQRDIIMWMDHRAAAETADINATGDDALRYVGGEVSIEMELPKILWLKRHFPARYQQVWRFFDLADYLVWRATGTDAASVCTLTCKWNYLAHENRFSDSLLQAVGLADLPQKIPPRILQLGDAAGTLAADVARDWGLPENVVVAGGIIDAHAGGLALVGGEPQGSLAVISGTSNCHMLVSRQPVEVPGVWGPYWGAMLPQWWLNEGGQSAAGALVEWTLRQHAQWPALTAQAEQQRRSPYALLNEWVASLEQREPLPTRHLHVLADHHGNRSPRANPNARGMVMGLTLEQGPDALARLYLATLQAIAYGTRHIIDALNQAGHQITRLTMCGGATKNPLWLREYAAITGCDIQLASEEDAVTLGAALLGAVACGAYPSLPQAAQALVQPGPLIRADRCNQAFHDAKYQIYLQMYDYQQAAQQQMSRH
- a CDS encoding YceK/YidQ family lipoprotein, giving the protein MMTILKNASLSFVLSGGILATCGGCSSVMTHSGGEQGYYSGTKSSMATMKDEDTSWAMMPMVALDVPFSAMLDTLLLPYDYYRVHSDHHNTSARDRLEEYERRKQADEPPPMMIPVSANNAGQ
- the ibpA gene encoding small heat shock chaperone IbpA, yielding MRNPDFSPLYRSAIGFDRLFNLLEAGQSQGNGGYPPYNVELVDENQYRIAIAVAGFAESELEITAHDNMLIVKGSHSGDATPRNYLYQGIAERNFERKFQLAEHIQINGANLENGLLFIDLQRVIPETLKPRRIEIK